One Maribacter sp. HTCC2170 genomic window, ATTAAAAATACCGCAAGCAGAATTTCTAAAATGGTGCTGTCGAGAATCTTTGACAAGAATCCACCGATGACTACAAATAAGATAGAGGGTAGGCCTATATTCATTATCAGTTTTTTGTCAAGACCCTTTTTGAATAAAACAATCTTACTCATATTACTTGATAAATGGAATATTGCCGTAAGCCCTAAAACCGAATGAAAGTCAAAATAAAAGTTACCTATAGGTACAAAAAATACCGAAGAACCAAAACCACCGATTGTTCCAATAATTTCTGCGAACAACGCAAGTACTAAGAATATATAATTTAGTTTATTCAAAATTATTTTTCAAAAATTTAGTTTTATCAGTGGTGAAGCATGGGAAGAACATTGAAAAAGAAAGGTAATTCAAGAATCTAAATTATTTCACCGAATATAAAGTTAGCGAATAAGCTAGAAATTTAACTTGTAAACCCACCAGATAGAAGTAATGTTACCTTCGTGCATATTATAGAAGTTATGAATTCAATATCTTAAACCTTCGAAATTACACCCAAATAACCGTATTTATCGTACTCTCAGTTTTAAGTGCTTCTTTTTTTCTTATTTCAGCTTTTATGGGAAGTAAATATGTTCTCTTTTTAGTGTCATACCAAATGGCCGTTTGCCATTTATTATCGCCGATTTTTGCCATTGCTTTCAATCTTCCCCAGCCCTCTTCTTGCCATCCAATATTTTTCCTTATTTCATTTGCCAAATCCATGGGAAGTGAAACAAAATGCCATCCACCAGGTGATTGATGTTGCCACATCTTGGCTGAAAATTCATATTTTATTTGAGGACTCAATTTATTTGATAGTTACTTATACGGTGGCGAGTTTTATTTAATCGTCTTTCGATTTTGTTTTAGATACCGGGTTCAATTTCAAGATAACTTTTCTCCCAAATCTTTGACTGTGTTTTTTGGTCGATATTTCCACCTGATAATATAACCACAATTCGTTTTTTTGTCTTTTGAGCTTTTAGCCATTGGAAACCAGCGACCATTCCCAAAGCACTTGTAGGCTCAATATGCAATTTTAAAAGATGCGTGAGCCATTGTGTCCAATAAACCATATCGGTTTCTTCAATCTCATACATGCCATCCAATTTTTTCAAATACTCAAAGGTGATATCGCCAACGGCCATGGTCATTGCCCCGTCGGCAAGTGTATCTGGGACCGACTGTAGTCTTTGAATAGCATTCATTTTCAATGACTGGGCGGCGTCATTCGCATTTAACGGTTCTGCTCCGTATACTTTTGTTTTTGTTGAAAGACCATGGGCTGCTATTACTGTACCAGACAAAAGACCACCGCCACCACATGGAGCAAATATGGCATTAACGTCATCTAATTCACTCAAAATTTCTTGGGTGACCGTTCCTTGACCGGCGATAACATGTAGATGATTAAAAGGCGGAATCCAAAAAGCACCTTCCTCATTTCCGTGTTCTTTAACTTTTTTATCCGCTATATCCCTGGTTTTACACAGTTCAACTTCAGCACCATAATGCCTAGTTGCCTGAATTTTCACTTTTGAGGAATAATCAGGCATATAAATCTTTGATGGAATTCCGAATTGACTCGATGCCCAAGCAACTGCCTGGGCATGATTTCCTGAGCTATTGGCAACTATTTGCTTAGGTTTTTTATTATTTTCTACTAGCCAGGATACCGTATTACAGGCACCTCTTGCTTTAAAGGCCCCGATTTTTTGCAAGCATTCCACTTTAAAATAAATCTCATGGCCGGTCCATTTGTTTAATAATGACGAACTAACAATGGGCGTTTTATTTACAAATCTTTGTATCCTTTGATTTGCTTTTAGTATTTCTTTCAATGCTGTATGTTTATTAGTGCAAATAATTGTTGCAAAACAAGTTACATTGTTTTTTTGTTGGCCACAGGTTTTTTATTTCTTAATTCTATTTTTTCCTCTTAACTATCTTTACAATACGATTAATGGTGATCTCTGATAAATTCCATTCATATCCATTAAAATCGGTGGTGTTTATAAATTGCACCACTACTGCGTCTATATCTTCATGATATTCAGCCAGACTCTGATAGCCAATTACCAAGCCTCCGTGTTCGTACTCGTAAATGGATGAGTAGATTTCCTTTTCACCTTCATTAAAAACAGAACCATCATTTAAGGCTCGCAAGAAGATGCCAACATCTTGGGCTGTAGCTAACATTCCGTATTCATTCGCCTTAAAATCTTTTTCAACCCCAACATAATACCCACTCATCACATCATCCATATTTACTTCACTAAGAGAAAAAAACGTATTCTTTAGCTCGAGTGGGCGCAAGATTTCCTCTTTAATGTACTGTTCATGGCTATAGCCTACCACTTGATCAATAATCCTGCGAAGCAACAAATAATTGGTGTTTGAATATTCATAGCCTTTATCGGGCTTAAAGCTCGCCGGTAAATCGAGTGCAAAGTCGAGAGCATTTTTACCATTTTCCTGTTCATTTTCCCAATAAGCAGGATTATTCGTGAAATTCGGAATGCCGCTTCGGTGTTGCACCATCAGTTTTAGGGTAATCGTTTCTGCATTTTCAATTCTGTCCGTGAGTTCTGGAAAGTAATCGGCAAGCGTTTCATCTAAAGATAATCGATTGGCTTTAGCCAATTTTGCGATGGAAACAGCGGTATATAACTTGCTAATACTCGCAATTTTGAATAATGAATTCGGGTCTGTAGGTATTTTGTTATCTCGATCCTTCCAACCGCCTGTATAAAATGCTGGCGGTTTACCAGCTTCGTCAACATAGACAATCAGGCCATCAAACCCATGGCCAATGGCTTCATCAACTTGTTCTTGAACTGTATTTGGCAAGGGTAAAATCCAAGCCCATACTAAAATCCAGGGTACGTAGAACAGAGAAATTACAGTTCCTACCAGTAGTACTATTCTGAGTATCTTTTTTTTCATATTATTATTTGCTTTTTACTAGAGCGGTTTATAAATAACACTCGTAAAATTTCATTTATTTGTCAAGAATGGAAATTTTATATATCTGAATTGTTGAATATTCCTGATGAGCTGTTGATTTTGTTCATTAGAGAAAGACTTGCTCAAAATGGTCACGCAGCCTCGCTATGTTACATTTGGATTGGCGAGTAATTTTCAGAATGAAAATGAGAATCTATAAACCATACACTTTGTTGAAACTCGTTATTTTTATTGAATATAGCTCGTAAAATCTTTTTTTCATTTTGTATGTTTTTTTTCAGCTTGCAGCCAACGGTTCGGCTATGATTTCGTTTCAGAAATCCAGCCGTAAAAAAATAAGAATTTTTAGGTTAGGGGAGAGGTAGCACTCGATAATAGGTTTTGTTTAGTTTATTCTAATTTTTTATAACCAGAAACATGGGAAAGAACAGCTTTCCAAATTCCATTTCGCTTAATAAGAATATTACTGGATTGATATATAGATTCTCTATTGTCATTTATTATGTGACCAGTTCCCGCAATTATTGCAGTTCCATTTTCGAGAATTTCCAGTCTTTTGATTTCATACGTGAAAGAATCGTGGTCCATAGGAGACTCTTTGATTCGTTCCATCTGTTTTATTTTGTCCGACCATTCGCCATCGTTGGTTACCATCTGAAAGTCCGATCCTAAAATCCGATCGAGCAATATAGTGTCTTGTTCTCTGTAAGCCTTAGGCCATTCAACTTCTTTTAAATAACGAAGTTTTTCTTTTTCCTTTTCAATATTTATGACCTGTTCTTGTTCTACTGACTCAGGCTTATTGCCATTACATGATACCATTAGTAAAATAAGCGATAGGAGAAATAACTTTTTCATTTTTGTAATATTATTCAAATTACACACAACGCCGCGTTATGTGCAGCCCAGCTTAGGAATCCATCGGATTTCCAGCTACACGCTAAACAAAAGCTTTTGGTTTTGTTTTTTCTTTTTTGTTCGAAAGCAAAATCCCAAAAATTTTGCGACTTCATAAATATACGCAGACCTTGGCTTAAAGACAGAAGTCCGTATTAAATATAGGTATTGTTACCTGCTGGCTTTTTAGGGTTGTATTTGTTTTAAATTCCATTCGCCATTTTCAATTCCAAATAGTTTTCTATCGTGAAATCTTGTTTTTTTGAATTCCATAAATTCAATTCGTATCGGTTTAATTGAAAACCCGCTCCAGTTTTTAGGTCTTTGAATGTTTCCGTTTGTCGCAACCTTTTCCAATACTTCTTTTTCAAGTAATTCAAGATTGTCTATTTCCATTCCTTGTCGACAAATTGAAGATACAGCTTGTGAATTCGTGCTACGTTCATTAAAATACCTGTTCGCAAGTTGGTCTGGAATTTTTGTTGCTAACCCCTGAATCCTAACTTGTCTTTCCGTTTCTGTCCACCAAAAAGTCAACGCAACATTTTCATTATTTTCAACTTCAGTACCTTTTCTCGAATTTAGCGGACCAGTAATAACAAATGAATTGTCAACCAGTTCTTTAAAAGAAACAAATCTTGCATTTGGAAAACTATCTGTTCCGACTGTTGAAAAGCATACTGCCGATGGAATACGGACTTTTGATACTTTTAATTCTTCGTTATACCACTCGGAAAAAAGCTCTATTGGTTGATTTATATTCTCCATTTTAATTTTGCTATGATTTTTTCAGCTTGTAGGTAACGCCGCGCTATGTGCAGTCCGTCTTATTTTAAGGAAATATAGCAAAAACCTGTAACAATGTCATTGGAATGGGACTACCTATTTGTCCTATGGCATTGTTCATCAAGTAGTTTCGCATTTGCGGGATGTTGCTTTGTGGGTTTTGCGGTATTGGGAATAAAATCAGACGTACCTTCTGAGCGTAGCGAACATATGAGTGCCCTTGCAAATAAACATGACACGAACTAAATTGCATTTAGCGTCCTGATACGTTGCGGAAAATGTCCACCGGACTTTTCCGTCGTAGCATAAAGTTAGTGAATAAGCGAGGATTTCCGTTTAGGAAGACCAGCGCAATAGATTATAGGTTTTGTTGTGGGTAGTTATTCCCTCAGTTTGGTTAATCTTTTATATTCCGATTCCATCTTTTTTATTTCTTTCTTTCGGTTTTCTTTATTCTTATTTAAAATTTCAAGTATTCGATTGATTTCTGTAATTGCGTTGTCATAAAGTTTTAGTCTCTCGTAAATCTCAATTTTTATAACATAAACCCACTCGTTATTCTTGTCAAGTTCAATAGCTTTCTCGGCAAGTTTTAGCGCATTTTTATAATCCATTTCCCTAAAGGCTAAATAAGAAGCAGCTCCAGCATAGGTATCGGATACTTGATTTAAGCCAGTCAATAATTCTTCCCGAATTAGTTTCTCCATTTTTTCGTTGGTCGATGTTTCAATATCAAACTTGATTTGGGTATTTGCCCATGAAATGTAAATGGTTGCATTATGTTGATTTAGTTGAATATCGAAATTCAAAGTTTCATAATAGCGATTAGTTTCTACTGGCACGACCGCAAATCTTGCAACATCATTTTTATACTTGTAATCGTAGCTCCCGTACAGAGTAGTATCCTTATTGATTATTACGACCCATTCATTCGGGTTAGGTATGGTGAAAACAGAATAATTTCCAGCAGAAACTTTTTGCCCTCCAATTGTTACTTCTTTATTAAATGCAATTTTGGTGCAATTCCCAGCACCAGTGCGCCAAACTTTGTTCCAAGGTACGAGTCCACCATAAATATGTCTTTTCCGGGCAGAAGGCCTTTCGTATTCAACACTTATTAGTGTATTTCCAACGATTTGGGATATGTTACCTTTTGGACTAAATGAAGGATAGGGGTAATCTGTGTCCTGACCATTAAGTTGAAAACCCGCTAAAATCAGAATTATTAAAAATTGCTTTTTTTTCATTTTTCTGGAATTTTTTATAGTTGTACATAAAACTCTCGGAAAGCCTTTATTAGCTATGTTTTAAACACATTGTTGTAGAACGTTTATATAATTGATTAATCTTTTTTGTTCTTGGCATCCATAAGCCCCTGGCGCATTTCTTGTTCAAAATTCGAATTTGGATATTTTGTAAGTCCTGTATTAAAGTATTTAATGGCATTTTGGAAGTCTTTGTGTTTTAAATAAAACTGTCCAAACCGATTTTGCCAATAGGCCGAAGCATATCTTTTTGTAGTTAAAACATCTTTGAATTCAGTCATGAAAATATTGAAATATTCAAAATTATCTCTGTTCCATGCCAACCAAATTAATCCATTTTTTGTACCATCATCTATAAGGCCATCACCACCAAATCGTATTGCTCGTTCCTTAAAATAGTTAGTCAGGTAGTCAATCCCACCTAAATCAATATACTGTTGTATGCTTTCAAATACTGGTGAGTCATAATTATGATAATAGTACTTCAATCCTTTATACATAGCCAAATGTGCCAAAGTTTCGTGTACTTCATCGTTGAATAAATTGTATTTCCAAATAAGATTTATTGGGTTGTTCTTTTTCAATATTTTGTGGAATGCGTCGGTTGAACCTATATAATAAATGTCTTTCCTTGAATTTGCCATAAAAAGATAAACATCTTTATTTGAAGTAAACTCTGTGACTACCTCTTCTGAAGCATAGCCACCGTCAGTTATTATCGCTCCATTAAATATTTCACTCTTTTTTAGAATTAATTCACTGGTATAATAAGCAGCTGCTTCCCAGCCAAAAATAACACGTTCATTAGTTGTTCTATAGTTAGAATCGACATAGTGTATAACTTCGTTAACTAAAAAATTCGTGAATTTTTCACTTTGTTCCCCAAATAAAGACCATCTCGATGAATCATTATCATGAATGCCAACTACAATCATTTCAGGAATAGCTCCTGGAGTGCGTAAGGCTTTTTGAATTGCCACACCACTAAAAAAATACCATTGTCCATCTAAAACATAAAACACAGGATATTCTTTCTTTGAATCTAAATACCCATCCGGTGTATAAATTTGAATTGTTCTATCTTCATTTAATATGGAAGACTTAATTGTATGACTAATACCTACAGTTATTTGGGAACCGTCTTTTTGTGCAATACAAATTGTATTAATAAAACAGCACATAACTATAATCAATAATGACCTCATGAAATTGAATTTAAAATGATTTGGTTTAGCCCGGCGATGGCGCACATTTCCCGCGGGGCGTTGCTTTGTTTTTCATTGCTAAGTATAGCGACACGAGTCAGCTTTAGCTGAATGTACGCCAACTTGTTTAAATAGAGGTACAATACATCTTTATACGACCATATGGGTATAAAACCAATAAAGACATACAATTT contains:
- a CDS encoding nuclear transport factor 2 family protein; protein product: MKKLFLLSLILLMVSCNGNKPESVEQEQVINIEKEKEKLRYLKEVEWPKAYREQDTILLDRILGSDFQMVTNDGEWSDKIKQMERIKESPMDHDSFTYEIKRLEILENGTAIIAGTGHIINDNRESIYQSSNILIKRNGIWKAVLSHVSGYKKLE
- a CDS encoding pyridoxal 5'-phosphate synthase, with protein sequence MENINQPIELFSEWYNEELKVSKVRIPSAVCFSTVGTDSFPNARFVSFKELVDNSFVITGPLNSRKGTEVENNENVALTFWWTETERQVRIQGLATKIPDQLANRYFNERSTNSQAVSSICRQGMEIDNLELLEKEVLEKVATNGNIQRPKNWSGFSIKPIRIEFMEFKKTRFHDRKLFGIENGEWNLKQIQP
- a CDS encoding serine/threonine dehydratase, coding for MKEILKANQRIQRFVNKTPIVSSSLLNKWTGHEIYFKVECLQKIGAFKARGACNTVSWLVENNKKPKQIVANSSGNHAQAVAWASSQFGIPSKIYMPDYSSKVKIQATRHYGAEVELCKTRDIADKKVKEHGNEEGAFWIPPFNHLHVIAGQGTVTQEILSELDDVNAIFAPCGGGGLLSGTVIAAHGLSTKTKVYGAEPLNANDAAQSLKMNAIQRLQSVPDTLADGAMTMAVGDITFEYLKKLDGMYEIEETDMVYWTQWLTHLLKLHIEPTSALGMVAGFQWLKAQKTKKRIVVILSGGNIDQKTQSKIWEKSYLEIEPGI
- a CDS encoding DUF2911 domain-containing protein codes for the protein MKKKQFLIILILAGFQLNGQDTDYPYPSFSPKGNISQIVGNTLISVEYERPSARKRHIYGGLVPWNKVWRTGAGNCTKIAFNKEVTIGGQKVSAGNYSVFTIPNPNEWVVIINKDTTLYGSYDYKYKNDVARFAVVPVETNRYYETLNFDIQLNQHNATIYISWANTQIKFDIETSTNEKMEKLIREELLTGLNQVSDTYAGAASYLAFREMDYKNALKLAEKAIELDKNNEWVYVIKIEIYERLKLYDNAITEINRILEILNKNKENRKKEIKKMESEYKRLTKLRE
- a CDS encoding alpha/beta hydrolase-fold protein, whose amino-acid sequence is MRSLLIIVMCCFINTICIAQKDGSQITVGISHTIKSSILNEDRTIQIYTPDGYLDSKKEYPVFYVLDGQWYFFSGVAIQKALRTPGAIPEMIVVGIHDNDSSRWSLFGEQSEKFTNFLVNEVIHYVDSNYRTTNERVIFGWEAAAYYTSELILKKSEIFNGAIITDGGYASEEVVTEFTSNKDVYLFMANSRKDIYYIGSTDAFHKILKKNNPINLIWKYNLFNDEVHETLAHLAMYKGLKYYYHNYDSPVFESIQQYIDLGGIDYLTNYFKERAIRFGGDGLIDDGTKNGLIWLAWNRDNFEYFNIFMTEFKDVLTTKRYASAYWQNRFGQFYLKHKDFQNAIKYFNTGLTKYPNSNFEQEMRQGLMDAKNKKD
- a CDS encoding DUF1905 domain-containing protein; the protein is MSPQIKYEFSAKMWQHQSPGGWHFVSLPMDLANEIRKNIGWQEEGWGRLKAMAKIGDNKWQTAIWYDTKKRTYLLPIKAEIRKKEALKTESTINTVIWV
- a CDS encoding serine hydrolase domain-containing protein, coding for MKKKILRIVLLVGTVISLFYVPWILVWAWILPLPNTVQEQVDEAIGHGFDGLIVYVDEAGKPPAFYTGGWKDRDNKIPTDPNSLFKIASISKLYTAVSIAKLAKANRLSLDETLADYFPELTDRIENAETITLKLMVQHRSGIPNFTNNPAYWENEQENGKNALDFALDLPASFKPDKGYEYSNTNYLLLRRIIDQVVGYSHEQYIKEEILRPLELKNTFFSLSEVNMDDVMSGYYVGVEKDFKANEYGMLATAQDVGIFLRALNDGSVFNEGEKEIYSSIYEYEHGGLVIGYQSLAEYHEDIDAVVVQFINTTDFNGYEWNLSEITINRIVKIVKRKK